One genomic window of Lepeophtheirus salmonis chromosome 5, UVic_Lsal_1.4, whole genome shotgun sequence includes the following:
- the LOC121117681 gene encoding decapping and exoribonuclease protein, which produces MKSTYIPVPPSSSSFPSFKRPSILGSYGQNEQREWIEDPSSYLKTFDARHWFRQSLNKKPLDLNRGKVILKDENHSAREGITSLLEWLRRNPQTNCPDFVLFRGVLTMLMKTPYERREPWCYSVVKYRDTIYLKAEETEYARNQKDRVSPFIQKTMEWGYKFEHILSQTSDSNVDNVINTNEEYDSVYRTELEGMAIIYGAEMDAIFKSQKPEVNVEDFVEFKTSKEFQNDRNYQNFVKYKVLKWWCQSFLVGITTIVCGFRDDDGFVRRIEDFSVRDIPKLEGVTWKPNVCMGFLKNLLKTLKNDIILTPNIVYNVSFDPPGSNINTYETDLDISHVLPSWYTENTTKS; this is translated from the exons ATGAAGTCCACTTATATCCCCGTCCCTCCCTCCTCTTCTTCCTTCCCATCATTTAAACGACCCTCAATCCTAGGATCTTACGGACAAAATGAACAACGAGAGTGGATCGAGGATCCAAGCTCCTACCTGAAGACGTTTGACGCAAGACATTGGTTTAGGCAATCACTAAATAAAAAGCCACTTGATCTGAATAGAGGGAAGGTTATATTAAAAGATGAGAATCATTCCGCAAGGGAAGGAATCACATCCTTACTTg AATGGCTTCGTCGAAATCCCCAAACTAACTGCCCTGACTTCGTATTATTTCGTGGAGTTCTAACGATGCTTATGAAAACACCATATGAAAGAAGAGAGCCGTGGTGCTATTCAGTGGTAAAATATAGAGATACAATTTACTTAAAAGCAGAAGAAACAGAGTATGCTAGAAACCAGAAAGACAGAGTCTCTCCgtttatacaaaaaactatGGAATGGGGTTATAAATTTGAGCATATTCTATCACAGACATCCGACTCAAACGTGGACAATGTGATCAATACAAACGAAGAGTATGATTCTGTTTATCGCACAGAATTAGAGGGTATGGCAATTATTTATGGGGCAGAAATGGATGCCATCTTTAAGTCTCAAAAACCAGAAGTCAATGTTGAAGATTTTGTTGAATTCAAAACGTCAAAAGAGTTCCAAAATGATCGTAACTAtcaaaattttgtgaaatataaGGTTTTAAAATGGTGGTGCCAGTCATTTTTAGTCGGAATAACTACAATTGTATGTGGCTTTCGAGATGATGATGGTTTTGTTAGAAGAATTGAAGACTTTTCTGTTAGAGATATTCCAAAATTGGAAGGAGTGACATGGAAGCCTAATGTTTGTAtgggttttttgaaaaatttgcttaaaactcttaaaaatgatattatcctTACTCCAAATATCGTTTATAATGTCTCATTTGATCCTCCTGGGTCTAATATTAATACGTATGAAACAGATTTGGATATATCTCATGTTCTTCCCTCATGGTATACTGAAAATACAACAaagtcttaa
- the sotv gene encoding exostosin-2, whose translation MDFKRRTASLGALILLSILLTLWSLGHPLQFHSSSIKQSQLSPTKRNCGYYDCLDVYRCGTRERNMLIHIPDMDSYQTHLLSNEFLQILKTVKNSVYYTPFPRKACFVLLPVDTLIDDPQLGSVLSKYPEWDHGTNVLIFNILPGIYPDFRPTLETPIGSALLAGSGLSTLHYRRGFDVSFPTPPTIKVNMSLLQEKNRLLLLAQIDIRPKFHQIINIIEQNYSVEFIHWKECSNLNLNTRCRKTESSPYTELLENEAIFCLILPGLRLGQSGLLEAMGSGCLPVIAIDSLVLPFSEVLDWKLFSVQIYERELKDVISILKGISKEKINQMKQKMVFVYDNYFSSVEAMTKTTLQILNDRIFPHFSKTYREWNYPELVSNPLSFQSTPPDNDGFTAVILTYDRLDSLINVVYQISETPSLVAIVVVWNSKSKPPLPSSSIWPNIDKPLKIIQSSENILSNRFIPYEEIETECILSMDDDIPMLTTDELEFGYHVWREFPDRLVGFPSRSHITTRNGSWKYESEWTSEISMVLTGAAFYHKYWNHVFSSGMDPVVSKMKSWVDGRMNCEDIAMNFLIANMTGQAPIKVTPRKKFRCSTPECLNVNMISGGLTHMVERSECVNHFAHLYGYMPLTSVEFRADPILFKDPIPARLKKYPNLGTL comes from the exons ATGGATTTTAAAAGAAGGACGGCTTCACTAGGTGCTCTCATACTCCTCTCCATTCTACTCACTCTTTGGAGCCTAGGGCATCCTCTACAATTCCATTCTTCCTCCATTAAACAATCTCAACTT AGTCCAACTAAACGAAATTGTGGATATTATGACTGCCTTGATGTCTACCGTTGTGGGACAAGGGAACGGAATATGCTTATACATATTCCCGATATGGATTCATATCAAACTCACCTTCTTTCCAATGAATTCCTTCAGATTTTAAAAACCGTTAAAAATTCTGTATATTATACGCCTTTTCCTAGAAAGGCCTGCTTTGTTCTTTTGCCTGTTGATACCCTAATTGATGATCCCCAGCTCGGATCTGTTCTTTCTAAATATCCTGAATGGGACCATGGCACCaatgttcttatttttaatatacttccTGGTATCTATCCAGATTTTCGTCCTACTCTAGAGACACCTATTGGATCTGCCCTTTTAGCAGGATCTGGACTCTCTACTTTACACTATAG GCGTGGATTTGATGTTTCATTTCCTACTCCTCCTACGATTAAAGTCAACATGTCtcttcttcaagaaaaaaaccgTTTATTACTCCTCGCACAAATAGATATTAGaccaaaatttcatcaaataattaatataatagagCAAAATTACTCTGTAGAGTTTATACATTGGAAAGAATGTTCAAACCTCAATTTAAATACTAGATGTCGGAAAACCGAGTCATCTCCTTATACGGAATTACTTGAAAATGAGGCTATTTTCTGTTTAATATTACCAGGTCTCAGACTTGGTCAATCAGGACTTTTAGAAGCAATGGGATCTGGATGTCTTCCAGTCATTGCTATTGATTCATTAGTTCTTCCTTTTAGTGAAGTTTTAGATTGGAAATTATTTTCAGTTCAAATTTATGAAAGAGAACTGAAAGACGTCATATCAATTTTGAAAGGaatttcaaaggaaaaaatcaatcaaatgaaGCAAAAGATGGTATTCGTATATGATAATTACTTTTCTTCTGTAGAGGCAATGACAAAAACGACACTACAGATACTGAACGATCGAATTTTCCctcatttttccaaaacttaTCGAGAATGGAATTATCCAGAACTAGTCTCCAATCCATTATCATTCCAATCAACACCTCCAGATAATGATGGATTCACTGCAGTTATACTAACTTATGATAGACTTGATTCTCTGATCAACGTTGTTTATCAAATATCCGAAACGCCTAGTCTTGTTGCTATTGTTGTTGTCTGGAATAGCAAGTCCAAGCCACCTTTACCTTCCAGTTCTATATGGCCTAACATCGATAAAcccttaaaaataattcaatcatctgaaaatatattaagcAATCGTTTTATTCCAtatgaagaaattgaaactGAGTGTATTTTGTCAATGGACGATGATATACCTATGCTTACAACGGATGAATTGGAATTTGGTTATCACGTGTGGCGTGAGTTTCCAGATAGACTCGTAGGATTTCCTTCTCGATCTCATATTACCACCCGTAATGGTTCCTGGAAATATGAATCTGAATGGACCAGTGAAATAAGTATGGTACTAACTGGTGCCGCCTTTTATCACAAATATTGGAATCATGTATTTTCTTCGGGAATGGACCCTGTTGtgtcaaaaatgaaatcatGGGTTGATGGTCGCATGAATTGCGAGGATATTGCTATGAACTTTCTCATTGCCAATATGACAGGCCAGGCCCCCATTAAAGTTACACCCAGAAAGAAATTTCGCTGTTCCACACCAGAATGCTTGAACGTAAATATGATTTCTGGTGGGTTAACTCATATGGTAGAGAGGTCAGAATGTGTTAATCACTTTGCTCATCTCTATGGATATATGCCACTTACATCTGTAGAGTTTAGAGCAGATCCCATACTATTTAAGGATCCCATTCCAGCAAGATTGAAGAAATATCCTAATTTAGGAACTCTCTAG
- the Ubc7 gene encoding ubiquitin-conjugating enzyme E2 G2 yields the protein MSGTALRRLIAEFKQLWDNPPEGILAGPMSEDNYLEWEACITGPEDTPFADGVFVARLSFPKDYPLNPPKMKFITPIFHPNIYSDGRVCISILHSPGDDPLGYETSAERWSPVQSVEKVLLSVMSLLAEPNDESAADVNAAMMWRGDRESFREIARKHVRSSLNLPIT from the coding sequence ATGTCTGGAACAGCTCTCCGTCGTTTGATAGCAGAGTTCAAACAACTGTGGGATAATCCTCCAGAAGGGATCCTGGCGGGTCCCATGAGTGAAGATAATTACTTAGAATGGGAGGCCTGTATTACAGGGCCAGAGGATACGCCTTTTGCTGATGGAGTTTTTGTGGCTCGACTTTCATTTCCCAAGGATTATCCCTTAAACCCCCCTAAAATGAAGTTTATCACTCCAATTTTTCATCCCAACATATACTCTGATGGACGTGTCTGCATTTCTATTCTTCACTCCCCGGGAGACGATCCCCTTGGCTATGAAACTTCGGCTGAGAGATGGAGTCCTGTACAAAGTGTAGAGAAAGTGCTTTTATCTGTTATGTCATTGCTTGCTGAGCCCAACGATGAAAGTGCTGCTGATGTCAATGCTGCTATGATGTGGAGAGGAGATCGAGAATCTTTTAGAGAAATTGCAAGGAAGCATGTGCGCTCTTCACTCAATTTACCTATCACTTAA